A single region of the Triticum dicoccoides isolate Atlit2015 ecotype Zavitan chromosome 2B, WEW_v2.0, whole genome shotgun sequence genome encodes:
- the LOC119266123 gene encoding uncharacterized protein LOC119266123, producing MADAETLDDFAGRLGGMAAHYAALGSTLEDAALVKKLLDSVPNRLYPAVAGIEQFCDVDAMAFEDALGRLKAFNERLRRRGQAGGERADGEQLMYTASQWRARERRRGGARGEDDDEGARSEATGFGGNRRGRCYKCGERGHFKRECPQWKKAPAPERALLVDGDVENGGLL from the coding sequence ATGgcggacgccgagacgctggacgaCTTCGCCGGCAGGCTCGGAGGGATGGCGGCGCACTACGCGGCGTTGGGCTCGACCCTGGAGGACGCCGCTCTCGTCAAGAAGCTGCTCGACTCGGTGCCGAACCGCCTGTACCCGGCAGTGGCCGGGATCGAGCAGTTCTGTGATGTCGACGCCATGGCGTTCGAGGACGCACTAGGGCGACTGAAAGCTTTCAACGAGCGTCTGCGGCGTCGTGGGCAGGCAGGCGGCGAGCGGGCGGATGGCGAGCAGCTCATGTACACTGCATCTCAGTGGCGGGCGCGCGAGCGGCGTCGAGGCGGTGCCCGCGGAGAGGACGACGACGAAGGGGCGCGCAGCGAGGCGACGGGCTTCGGCGGCAACAGACGAGGCAGGTGCTACAAGTGCGGTGAACGCGGGCACTTCAAGCGCGAGTGCCCGCAGTGGAAGAAGGCGCCGGCACCGGAGCGTGCTCTGCTGGTCGACGGCGACGTCGAGAACGGCGGGCTACTCTGA